Genomic segment of Nostoc sp. TCL240-02:
TCTAGGGTTGTGACTTGTAATTGCAGAGGCTTGTTGCGATCGCCTACTGGCGATGGAACGTGTTTCAAAATCGCATTAAACAAAGGTTGCATGTCTACCGATTCTGCTTCTAAAGTTTCCTTAGCAAAACCTCCCATCCCGGAAGCAAACAGATAAGGAAAATCACACTGGTCTTCATCTGCCCCTAATTCCAAGAACAGATCCAATACTTTATCAACAGCAACGTGGGGGTCAGCTTGTCCGCGATCGATTTTGTTGATTACAACGATGGGGCGTAGCCCTTTTTCTAAAGCTTTTTTCAGAACAAAGCGTGTTTGGGGCATGGGGCCTTCATTGGCATCGACAATCAGAAGACATCCATCAACCATGCCGAGTACACGTTCAACTTCGCCACCAAAGTCAGCGTGTCCAGGAGTATCAACAATATTAATTAGTGTTTCTTTGTAGCGAACTGCTGTATTTTTGGACAGGATAGTAATACCCCGTTCCCGTTCTAGGGCGTTGGAGTCCATAACGCAATCCGGAACGTCTTCGCCTTCGCGGAAAATGCCGGATTGTTTGAGGAGTGCGTCAACCAGCGTGGTTTTGCCGTGGTCAACGTGGGCGATAATGGCGACGTTGCGAATTGGGAGCGTCATAGAAGCTTTTGGTGAACTCTAGAGGGGGTTTTTAGATTTACATTTGAATGCTAGGCTGTTTTAACAGAATTGGGGATGATCAGCAATTTCTGTAAAGAACCTTTAACAATTCTAGCGTAATCGTCACAATTGCGGTGAGGTTTGTCAAGGTTGCATAAGAGAGAAAGTTAGGCAGGGTGAATATTTACTTAGCGTTGAATTATTTACCCGATTTTATTAGAAGATTTAACCGAATGTAGTTTAACAGTGGGTAAATGTCTGTTTAAAACTTCTAAGTACAGATTTGCATCAATTCGTAGCGATTTTAAACGCAGATGCACTTTGCTTTCGCACAGGGTAGGGACGCTGAGGAAAGGTACGCAGAGTTTTTTCAAGAGGATTCGCTATGAACTTATAAAATTATGTACATTAAGATATATTTTCTTCTGTAAATTAGTCTACTCTGTGCGACAGTTGACACCAGTATTTTGGGCTTTTGAATAATAGCTTGGTTATTAGGACAGCAATTACAGAGTGATAAATATACAATTAAAAATAATCACGTGAAGGTGGCTTTAGTATTACGTATCTTGCAAGAGATGATTATGGGCATTACCTTGTCATAAAAAGTTGAATGATAAAGTTCAATGCCACCCCGATTTTGCTAAGTTTCAACAAGATTTTTTGAATGAGGCGATAAAACTAGTCAAAATGTTACACCAATTACAACAAATGTCCATGTAGAAACGTTGCATTACAGAGTTTATACTGAACTAGATGTATAATTTAAAAATTAATAAACTGACAGCAATAAAATAATTATTATGAACTGCTGCCTAAATCCTAATTGCGAGAATCCCCAAAATCCTGATGGGACAAATTACTGCCTCAGTTGCGGGACACAGTTGCGATCGCTACTCAGAAATCGTTACCGCATAATCGCACCATTAGGGAGAGGAGGGTTTGCACGCACATACGTAGCAGAGGATATAGACAAGCTAAATGAACGATGTGTTGTTAAGCAACTGGTTCTCAGTCAATTTTATGGCAGTCAAGGTACTCACGCACATCAAAAAGCAATTCAATTGTTTGAACGGGAGGCCAAACGTCTACAAGAATTAGGGGAACATCTACAAATTCCCAATTTGTATGGATATTTTAAGGAAGGTGAATATCTGTATTTAGTACAGCAGTTTATCGAAGGTCAAAATCTGTTGCAGGAGTTAAAAAAACACGGTTTTTTTGATGAAGCTAAGATTCGATCTTTTTTGAATGATTTATTATCTGTGCTGGTTGCCATACATCAACAGCAAATAATTCATCGAGATATTAAGCCAGAAAATATTATTCGCCGTCAGAGTGATAATAAGTTAGTACTAATTGATTTTGGGGTTTCAAAGCAAAAGGCAGAAACTACAACCACTGCAATTGGGACAATTATTGGTTCATTAGGTTACGCACCAATTGAGCAAATGCAATTTGGGAAAGTTTTTCCTTCCAGTGATATGTATAGTTTAGGCATAACTTGCTTTCATCTACTAACAAATATTTCTCCCTCGAATTTCTGGCTAAAACAAGGCTATGGTTGGACTTCTAGTTGGCGAAAGCATTTAACACAACCCATAAGTCAAGAATTAGAATTGATTCTGGATAAATTACTCCAAGAAAATCATGAGCAGCGTTATCAGTCTGCACAGGCCGTCTTACAAGACTTGAATAATCTACCACCGCTAAGGCATACATTACCTCCTACAGTTATTTCACCTTCTAAACTATTAGAATCA
This window contains:
- a CDS encoding serine/threonine-protein kinase codes for the protein MNCCLNPNCENPQNPDGTNYCLSCGTQLRSLLRNRYRIIAPLGRGGFARTYVAEDIDKLNERCVVKQLVLSQFYGSQGTHAHQKAIQLFEREAKRLQELGEHLQIPNLYGYFKEGEYLYLVQQFIEGQNLLQELKKHGFFDEAKIRSFLNDLLSVLVAIHQQQIIHRDIKPENIIRRQSDNKLVLIDFGVSKQKAETTTTAIGTIIGSLGYAPIEQMQFGKVFPSSDMYSLGITCFHLLTNISPSNFWLKQGYGWTSSWRKHLTQPISQELELILDKLLQENHEQRYQSAQAVLQDLNNLPPLRHTLPPTVISPSKLLESETQAQQKTIGYLPQFSNSKLLPGAIITGSGSSLLAIALISFLGTTWISSGLWLLILGGVILIQSRSLLEKSYLIVIAIIANSLIVLTFKNLLTNNLLQSGVNGLLLVVLLVFLAGLLTLIIVGMSEIINKLISKYF